The following coding sequences lie in one Terriglobales bacterium genomic window:
- a CDS encoding class I SAM-dependent methyltransferase, whose amino-acid sequence MTLTSEAAAQVAAAGKPDYGIDAPGVIRNLALVAVAAFAIAVVFPPRVHIGPVNLGLRPTMLATGTACFLEAVLMLVYARWGKFRHRDRMLRMVPWRGNEAVLDVGTGRGLLMIGAAKSPGVARAVGIDVWNAEDLSGNRMENTLRNAQLEGVRDRVEVRNEDARQMSFPDGSFDVVLSNLCIHNIYQREGRDAACREILRVLRRGGCAVISDFRHTADYARVFKAAGAQVERYRANPLAAFPPIGIVRVVKP is encoded by the coding sequence GTGACGCTCACGAGCGAAGCCGCCGCCCAAGTCGCCGCCGCCGGGAAACCCGACTACGGCATTGATGCGCCCGGCGTCATCCGCAACCTCGCACTCGTCGCCGTGGCCGCGTTTGCGATCGCGGTCGTGTTTCCGCCGCGCGTGCACATTGGCCCGGTGAATCTCGGCCTGCGCCCCACCATGCTCGCCACCGGTACTGCGTGTTTTCTCGAAGCCGTACTCATGCTGGTGTACGCGCGCTGGGGCAAATTCCGGCATCGCGACCGCATGCTGCGCATGGTTCCGTGGCGCGGCAATGAAGCAGTGCTCGACGTCGGCACCGGCCGCGGGCTGCTCATGATCGGCGCCGCCAAATCGCCCGGTGTCGCCCGCGCCGTGGGCATCGACGTGTGGAACGCCGAAGACCTGAGCGGCAATCGCATGGAGAACACGCTGCGCAACGCTCAACTGGAAGGAGTGCGCGACCGCGTCGAAGTCCGCAACGAAGACGCGCGCCAGATGAGCTTCCCGGACGGCAGCTTCGACGTGGTGCTCTCGAACCTGTGCATCCACAACATCTACCAGCGCGAGGGCCGCGACGCTGCCTGCCGCGAAATTTTGCGCGTGCTGCGCCGTGGCGGATGCGCCGTCATCTCCGACTTCCGTCACACCGCCGACTACGCCCGCGTGTTCAAAGCAGCGGGAGCACAGGTCGAGCGCTACCGCGCCAACCCGCTGGCCGCGTTTCCGCCGATCGGAATCGTCAGGGTCGTGAAGCCCTGA
- a CDS encoding DUF711 family protein: MMRTAFKYSSNVWQYVAALLMLAGCMAAQAQPAASSPATARPNVRAITAFVRLDRTNYKQQVADALSVLGQARRAFEQRGYTVQSVRITTQPFPDYVRGLSREQALAFFREYDDFLKAEGKRQRIEIAPNIGPAMLNDNDDPAMADLLGEVLSTTSLNASLHVAGDDGIHWKSVRAAAHVIKYAEEHSPNSQGTFNFAATAMLQPYAPFFPGSYHSGAGKQFSIGFEGAGLVAGVFAVTREPHAATDQLTRAIAAHARVADEIGNQVQKSTGWKYMGFDPTPAPLKDVSIGAAIESFTGARFGSSGTLLAASVITQAVKAVPVKQVGYAGLMLPVMEDARLAQRWTEGTYNLDSLLAYSAVCGTGLDTIPLPGEVTEEQMARIIGDMAALAFKWHKPLSARLQPETGKKAGDMTAFDDPYLVNAKIHPLPE; the protein is encoded by the coding sequence ATGATGCGCACTGCGTTCAAGTATTCCTCAAATGTTTGGCAGTATGTGGCGGCGCTATTGATGCTTGCCGGGTGCATGGCTGCGCAGGCGCAGCCTGCCGCATCCTCGCCTGCCACGGCCCGCCCCAATGTCCGCGCCATTACCGCCTTTGTCCGGCTCGACCGCACGAACTACAAACAGCAGGTGGCCGATGCGCTCAGCGTTCTGGGCCAGGCGCGCCGAGCCTTCGAGCAGCGCGGATACACGGTTCAGTCCGTCCGCATCACTACGCAGCCCTTTCCCGACTATGTCCGTGGCCTCAGCCGCGAGCAGGCGCTCGCCTTCTTCAGGGAGTACGACGACTTCCTCAAGGCGGAGGGCAAGCGGCAACGAATCGAGATCGCACCGAACATCGGGCCGGCCATGCTTAACGACAATGACGATCCGGCCATGGCTGACCTGCTCGGCGAGGTCCTTTCGACCACGAGCCTGAACGCCAGCCTCCACGTCGCGGGCGACGACGGCATTCACTGGAAGTCGGTGCGCGCCGCCGCGCACGTCATCAAGTATGCCGAGGAACACTCGCCCAACAGCCAGGGCACGTTCAACTTCGCTGCCACCGCCATGCTGCAACCCTACGCGCCGTTTTTCCCCGGCTCGTATCACTCTGGCGCGGGCAAGCAGTTCAGCATCGGTTTTGAAGGTGCGGGACTTGTCGCCGGCGTTTTCGCCGTGACGCGCGAACCGCATGCCGCTACCGACCAGCTCACGCGCGCCATTGCCGCGCACGCTCGCGTCGCCGATGAGATCGGCAACCAGGTGCAGAAATCGACCGGCTGGAAGTACATGGGCTTCGATCCCACGCCGGCGCCGCTGAAAGACGTGAGCATCGGCGCCGCCATCGAGAGCTTCACCGGCGCGCGCTTCGGCTCCAGCGGCACGTTGCTGGCAGCCTCTGTCATCACCCAGGCAGTGAAAGCGGTCCCGGTGAAGCAAGTGGGATACGCCGGGCTGATGCTTCCCGTGATGGAAGACGCGCGCCTGGCGCAGCGCTGGACCGAAGGCACCTACAATCTCGACTCGCTGCTCGCCTACTCCGCCGTGTGCGGCACCGGGCTCGACACGATTCCGCTGCCCGGCGAGGTCACCGAAGAGCAGATGGCGCGCATCATTGGCGACATGGCCGCGCTCGCCTTCAAGTGGCACAAGCCGCTGAGCGCGCGCCTGCAGCCGGAAACCGGCAAGAAGGCCGGTGATATGACCGCATTCGACGATCCGTACCTGGTGAACGCGAAGATCCATCCGCTGCCCGAGTGA
- a CDS encoding tetratricopeptide repeat protein has product MSVALAQTGGGGGTGGGGGGTGGGGTTGGGTTGGGTVSRPSVPTTPQRPQEARPMFLSGKVVMDDGTPAPHGIVIERVCSGRAHREAYTDSHGGFSFQLGRNFEMMQDASIGISSDTMQGRPGMTADTYSSQFGTFDNGLTSTGEYNLMGCELRAVLAGYRSSTVDLTMHKSLDSPDVGFIVLQRLEKVQGTTVSVVSLKAPKEARKAFDNGMSSLKKKKDDEAQKYFEQATQIYDQHAEAWYQLGMLRRAKDDKDGARDAFNRALAADPRYVNPLLPLAQYAVSENNWTEAQKLSDKALELDPLDFPASYFFSALSNLNLNNLDKAERSARMGLRIDSAHKLPSMGLLLGQILTAKQDYPGAIHEMKNYLEIAPNAQNVDAVRQQLRKLEELQTAMRK; this is encoded by the coding sequence ATGTCTGTGGCGCTGGCGCAGACAGGCGGTGGCGGCGGCACAGGCGGCGGCGGTGGTGGTACCGGTGGCGGCGGCACGACCGGCGGCGGCACAACCGGAGGCGGGACGGTGTCGCGCCCGAGTGTTCCGACCACGCCGCAGCGTCCTCAGGAAGCGCGCCCGATGTTTCTTTCCGGCAAGGTGGTGATGGACGACGGCACGCCTGCGCCTCATGGCATCGTGATCGAGCGCGTTTGCAGCGGCCGCGCGCATCGCGAGGCCTACACCGACAGCCACGGCGGCTTCAGCTTCCAGCTCGGACGCAACTTCGAGATGATGCAGGACGCCAGCATCGGCATCTCCAGTGACACGATGCAGGGGCGCCCCGGTATGACGGCCGATACATATTCCAGTCAGTTCGGCACCTTCGACAACGGGCTCACCAGCACCGGCGAGTACAACCTGATGGGTTGCGAACTCCGCGCCGTGCTCGCCGGCTATCGTTCGTCCACGGTCGACCTCACGATGCACAAGTCGCTCGATTCACCCGACGTGGGCTTCATCGTGCTCCAGCGCCTGGAAAAAGTTCAGGGCACCACCGTGAGCGTGGTCAGCCTGAAAGCGCCCAAGGAGGCGCGTAAGGCGTTCGATAACGGCATGTCGTCGTTGAAGAAGAAGAAAGACGACGAAGCGCAGAAGTACTTCGAGCAGGCCACGCAGATTTACGATCAGCACGCCGAAGCCTGGTATCAGCTCGGAATGCTGCGCCGCGCCAAAGATGACAAGGATGGCGCGCGCGACGCCTTCAATCGCGCCCTTGCCGCGGATCCGCGCTACGTCAACCCGCTGCTGCCGCTGGCGCAGTATGCCGTCAGCGAAAACAACTGGACGGAGGCGCAGAAGCTTTCCGACAAGGCCCTGGAACTCGACCCTCTCGACTTTCCGGCGAGCTACTTCTTCAGCGCGCTCTCCAACCTGAACCTGAACAATCTGGACAAGGCCGAGCGTTCCGCGCGGATGGGGCTGCGCATTGATTCGGCCCACAAGCTGCCAAGCATGGGCCTGCTGCTCGGGCAAATCCTGACCGCCAAGCAGGACTATCCCGGCGCAATCCACGAGATGAAGAACTATCTCGAGATCGCGCCCAACGCCCAGAACGTGGACGCCGTGCGCCAGCAGCTCCGTAAGCTGGAAGAGTTGCAGACCGCCATGCGGAAGTAA
- a CDS encoding cupin domain-containing protein yields MFRHIRWADVENEKITPQFERRCIVTDAMTFANIVIRKGFVVPMHSHHNEQITYIVEGALKFLIEGKEVVVRGGEVLCIPPNVPHQAEALEDTIDIDIFNPPREDWRNRTDNYLRDGKPGTEQDRKKK; encoded by the coding sequence GTGTTCCGCCACATCCGCTGGGCCGACGTCGAAAACGAAAAGATCACGCCGCAGTTCGAGCGCCGCTGCATCGTCACCGATGCCATGACCTTCGCCAACATCGTCATTCGCAAGGGCTTCGTGGTGCCCATGCACAGCCATCACAACGAGCAAATCACCTACATCGTCGAGGGCGCTCTCAAATTCCTGATCGAGGGTAAGGAAGTTGTGGTCCGCGGCGGCGAAGTGCTGTGCATTCCGCCCAACGTCCCGCACCAGGCCGAGGCGCTGGAAGACACCATTGACATCGACATCTTCAACCCGCCGCGCGAAGACTGGCGCAACCGCACCGACAACTACCTGCGCGACGGCAAGCCCGGCACCGAGCAGGACCGGAAGAAAAAATGA
- a CDS encoding ATP-binding protein: MRSRIFIKIVGAALVVIAVATATMDLSVRRAWVSSLRQQIERGLSQKTALFAQRVRRVDNPELPTMVREVAAAAAARATVIDRGGKVLADSEAEPATMENHATRPEFAAALAGHGGTDTRLSHTLGIEFLYVAAPVEGGAVRLAYPLSTIREVTAEAQRELLKASAVAALLALLLAGLAAQVISKRLQRIIEFAERVQAGDLSARIQESSYDEIAQVASALDTTARRLEENFGALENSRRQLETLLNSMEDAVAAVGRDSRLLWANGALERMLSEPPRYGEPLVATLRDPELLGAVRAALESGVQRHTKARSLRPGHTYDVTVAPMAGLGVVAVLHDVTEVERVERTRRDFIANVSHELRTPLTSIQGYAETLLDAGGDGNTREFLETICKNTARMSRLTEDLLTLARVESGELKLELDAVQPAEILEDARKSLADRGRERGVELEIANEASAAVLADRDAIHQVMTNLIDNALKYAPAGRLILGARQIAADEEVEFYVRDNGPGIASEHLPRLFERFYRVDKARSRDSGGTGLGLAIVKHIVMNHGGTVRVESELGHGSTFIFSLPLAPVGEAVAG, translated from the coding sequence TTGCGCAGCCGCATCTTCATCAAGATCGTCGGCGCCGCCCTGGTGGTGATCGCGGTGGCCACCGCGACCATGGACCTGAGCGTGCGGCGAGCGTGGGTGAGTTCCCTGCGCCAGCAGATTGAGCGTGGGCTGTCGCAGAAAACAGCGCTGTTCGCGCAGCGCGTGCGCCGCGTGGACAATCCAGAGCTGCCAACGATGGTTCGCGAGGTGGCGGCGGCGGCCGCGGCGCGCGCTACCGTGATCGACCGCGGCGGCAAGGTACTGGCCGATTCGGAGGCCGAGCCCGCCACCATGGAAAACCACGCCACCCGGCCTGAGTTTGCGGCCGCGCTGGCCGGTCACGGCGGCACCGATACGCGGCTGAGCCACACGCTCGGGATCGAGTTCCTCTACGTAGCTGCCCCGGTGGAAGGCGGCGCGGTTCGCCTGGCATATCCGCTCTCCACCATCCGCGAAGTCACGGCCGAAGCGCAGCGTGAGTTGCTGAAGGCGTCGGCGGTCGCCGCTCTGCTGGCGCTGCTGCTTGCCGGGCTGGCAGCTCAAGTCATCTCGAAGCGCCTGCAGCGGATCATCGAGTTTGCCGAGCGCGTGCAGGCCGGCGACCTGAGCGCGCGGATCCAGGAGTCGTCATACGACGAAATCGCGCAGGTGGCTTCGGCGCTGGACACCACCGCTCGCCGCCTGGAAGAAAACTTTGGCGCGCTCGAGAACAGCCGCCGGCAGCTGGAAACGCTGCTGAACAGCATGGAAGACGCAGTCGCCGCGGTGGGCCGCGACTCGCGGCTGCTGTGGGCAAACGGCGCGCTGGAGCGGATGCTCAGCGAACCGCCGCGCTACGGTGAGCCGCTGGTCGCTACGCTGCGCGATCCTGAATTGCTCGGCGCCGTGCGGGCCGCCCTGGAAAGCGGAGTGCAGCGCCACACCAAGGCGCGGTCGCTTCGTCCCGGCCACACCTACGACGTGACCGTCGCTCCCATGGCCGGGCTGGGAGTGGTGGCGGTGTTGCACGACGTGACCGAAGTGGAGCGGGTGGAGCGCACGCGGCGCGACTTCATCGCCAACGTCTCGCATGAGCTGCGCACGCCGCTCACTTCCATCCAGGGGTATGCGGAGACGCTGCTCGATGCCGGCGGCGACGGCAACACGCGCGAGTTCCTGGAGACCATCTGCAAGAACACCGCCCGCATGTCGCGCCTGACCGAGGACCTGCTGACGCTGGCGCGGGTGGAGTCGGGCGAACTCAAGCTGGAGCTGGACGCGGTGCAGCCGGCCGAAATCCTGGAGGACGCGCGCAAGAGCCTGGCCGACCGCGGGCGCGAACGCGGCGTGGAGCTGGAGATCGCCAACGAAGCTTCGGCCGCGGTGCTCGCCGACCGCGACGCCATCCACCAGGTGATGACCAACCTGATCGACAACGCGCTGAAATATGCGCCGGCGGGCCGGCTGATTCTGGGCGCGCGCCAGATCGCCGCCGATGAGGAAGTGGAGTTCTACGTCCGCGACAACGGGCCTGGCATCGCCTCCGAGCACCTGCCGCGGCTGTTTGAGCGGTTCTATCGCGTGGACAAGGCGCGCTCGCGCGACTCAGGCGGCACCGGGCTCGGCCTGGCGATTGTGAAACACATCGTGATGAACCACGGCGGCACGGTGCGCGTGGAGAGCGAACTGGGACACGGTTCCACCTTCATCTTTTCCCTGCCGCTGGCGCCGGTCGGCGAAGCCGTCGCCGGCTAG